In Streptomyces sp. NBC_00433, a single genomic region encodes these proteins:
- a CDS encoding SDR family oxidoreductase yields the protein MEALRDARVVVTGAGGGIGAALARAFAAEGARVVVNDLDADAAHKVADGIGAAVVAGDASAVVPAARTALGGRIDVFCANAGVGTGGGADADDADWELAWDVNVMSHVRAARALLPEWLERGRGRFVSTVSAAGLLTMIGAAPYSVTKHGALAFAEWLSLTYRHRGIAVHAVCPQGVRTAMLDAAGAAGGLVLAPTAIEPEDVARAVLAGIAEERFLILPHPEVAGYYAARAAEPERWLGGMNKLQRTYEDLRVKAGDDA from the coding sequence GTGGAAGCACTGCGCGACGCCCGAGTGGTCGTCACCGGGGCGGGCGGCGGTATCGGCGCCGCCCTGGCCCGCGCCTTCGCGGCCGAGGGCGCCCGGGTGGTGGTCAACGACCTCGACGCCGACGCCGCGCACAAGGTCGCGGACGGCATCGGCGCGGCGGTCGTCGCGGGTGACGCCTCCGCGGTCGTGCCCGCCGCCCGCACCGCGCTCGGCGGACGTATCGACGTCTTCTGCGCCAATGCCGGCGTCGGCACCGGCGGCGGGGCCGACGCCGACGACGCCGACTGGGAGCTGGCCTGGGACGTCAACGTCATGAGCCATGTGCGGGCCGCCCGCGCCCTGCTGCCCGAATGGCTGGAGCGCGGCAGGGGCCGCTTCGTGTCCACCGTGTCCGCCGCCGGGCTGCTGACGATGATCGGCGCGGCTCCGTATTCCGTGACCAAGCACGGCGCCCTGGCCTTCGCCGAGTGGCTCTCGCTGACCTACCGCCACCGCGGGATCGCCGTGCACGCGGTCTGCCCCCAGGGTGTGCGCACCGCCATGCTGGACGCGGCCGGCGCCGCGGGCGGCCTGGTGCTCGCGCCCACCGCCATCGAGCCCGAGGACGTGGCGCGCGCCGTCCTCGCCGGCATCGCCGAGGAGCGCTTCCTGATCCTGCCGCACCCCGAGGTCGCCGGCTACTACGCGGCCCGCGCCGCGGAACCCGAACGCTGGCTCGGCGGGATGAACAAGCTCCAGCGCACCTACGAGGACCTGCGGGTGAAGGCGGGCGACGACGCGTGA
- a CDS encoding penicillin acylase family protein — MPLRTPRRIGRIGTLRTATAGALLALAATLVAPVPPAAHAADPGDYCAGQCADILPPGENGNATLADILANKALGTRPAHTSDQLGPYADLANGYQNLTDATITSFFNDSSFGVPPSQIASVSSPRSDVTITRDKKTGVPHIKGATRQGTEFGAGYAAAQDRLWLMDLFRHVGRGQLSSFAGGAAANRGLEQEFWRQAPYTEADLQSQVDQLANSGGARGQQALADAQAYVDGINAYITASKNGRYFPGEYVLTGHVDAITNAGTIDPFKLTDLIALASVVGALFGTGGGGEVQSALSLLAAQQQYGVTEGTKVWESFRERDDPEATATVHDGTSFPYAGKPAAAQGEALPDPGSVVAEPLVYDATGGATQATTADPGVLPGNLFSTKKGMSNALVVSGAHTASGHPVAVFGPQTGYFAPQLLMLQELQGPGISARGASFAGLGMYIELGRGQDYAWSATSASQDVTDTYAVELCQDATHYIFHGNCVAMEKLERTNSWKPTLADSTAAGSYRMQIWRTAYGPVEYRATVGGKAVAYTQLRSSYRHEADSILGFQELNDPGFVHDAASFQRATQDINYTFNWFYADSRQTAYYNSGTNPVRADGVDASFPVWAQAAYDWRGWDPVTNTASYTPPAQHPQSVDQDYYVSWNNKQAAGYTSAGFGNGAVHRADLLDDRVKALVHTGGVTRSALVKAMDDAALTDLRGEDVLPELLQVINSAPVTDPQEAAAVQQLTAWSAAGAKRHETSPGSHAYANADAVRVMDAWWPLLVQGEFQPGLGGGLYTALTADLTVDESPSAGHGPTGSHAGSAFQYGWWSYVDKDIRKVLGETVAGPLARTYCGGGQAGACRDVLLSTLKQAAAAPAASVYPGDDGCGAGDQWCADSVVQRPLGGVTDDRISWQNRPTYQQVVEFPSHR; from the coding sequence ATGCCGCTACGGACCCCACGACGGATCGGCAGGATCGGCACGCTGAGAACGGCCACCGCAGGCGCACTCCTGGCGCTCGCGGCGACCCTGGTGGCCCCGGTGCCACCGGCAGCGCACGCCGCAGACCCGGGCGACTACTGCGCAGGGCAGTGCGCCGACATCCTGCCGCCAGGCGAGAACGGCAACGCCACCCTTGCCGACATCCTGGCGAACAAGGCACTCGGCACCAGGCCCGCGCACACCTCGGACCAGCTCGGCCCCTACGCCGACCTCGCGAACGGCTACCAGAACCTCACCGACGCCACCATCACCTCCTTCTTCAACGACTCGTCCTTCGGTGTGCCGCCGAGCCAGATCGCCTCCGTCTCCAGCCCGCGCTCGGACGTGACGATCACCCGGGACAAGAAGACCGGGGTGCCGCACATCAAGGGCGCCACCCGGCAGGGCACCGAATTCGGCGCGGGATACGCGGCCGCGCAGGACCGGCTCTGGCTCATGGACCTCTTCCGGCACGTGGGCCGCGGCCAGCTGTCGTCGTTCGCCGGCGGCGCCGCCGCCAACCGCGGCCTGGAGCAGGAGTTCTGGCGGCAGGCCCCCTACACCGAGGCCGACCTCCAGTCGCAGGTCGACCAGCTCGCCAACTCCGGCGGCGCCCGCGGGCAGCAGGCCCTCGCCGACGCCCAGGCCTACGTCGACGGAATCAACGCGTATATCACCGCGTCGAAGAACGGGCGGTATTTCCCCGGCGAATACGTGCTCACCGGGCACGTCGACGCCATCACCAACGCCGGCACCATCGACCCCTTCAAACTCACCGACCTGATCGCGCTCGCCTCGGTCGTCGGCGCGCTCTTCGGCACCGGAGGCGGCGGCGAGGTGCAGTCGGCGCTGTCCCTGCTGGCCGCCCAGCAGCAGTACGGCGTCACCGAGGGCACCAAGGTCTGGGAGTCCTTCCGCGAACGCGACGACCCCGAGGCCACCGCCACCGTCCACGACGGCACCAGCTTCCCCTACGCGGGCAAGCCGGCCGCCGCCCAGGGCGAAGCACTGCCCGACCCCGGCTCGGTCGTCGCCGAGCCGCTCGTCTACGACGCCACCGGTGGCGCCACCCAGGCCACCACCGCCGACCCGGGAGTGCTGCCCGGCAACCTCTTCTCCACCAAGAAGGGCATGTCCAACGCCCTGGTCGTCAGCGGCGCCCACACCGCGAGCGGCCACCCCGTCGCCGTCTTCGGCCCGCAGACCGGCTACTTCGCGCCACAGCTGCTGATGCTCCAGGAGCTGCAGGGCCCCGGCATCAGCGCCCGCGGCGCGTCCTTCGCCGGCCTGGGAATGTACATCGAGCTGGGCCGCGGCCAGGACTACGCCTGGAGCGCGACCTCCGCCTCCCAGGACGTCACCGACACCTACGCCGTGGAGCTGTGCCAGGACGCCACGCACTACATATTCCACGGCAATTGCGTCGCCATGGAGAAGCTGGAGCGCACCAACTCCTGGAAGCCGACGCTCGCCGACTCCACCGCCGCGGGCTCCTACCGCATGCAGATCTGGCGGACCGCCTACGGACCGGTCGAATACCGCGCCACGGTCGGCGGCAAAGCCGTCGCCTATACGCAGCTGCGCAGCTCCTACCGCCACGAGGCCGACTCGATCCTGGGCTTCCAGGAACTCAACGACCCCGGCTTCGTCCACGACGCGGCGTCCTTCCAGCGGGCCACGCAGGACATCAACTACACCTTCAACTGGTTCTACGCCGACTCCCGGCAGACCGCCTACTACAACAGCGGCACCAACCCGGTACGGGCCGACGGCGTCGACGCGTCCTTCCCGGTCTGGGCACAGGCCGCGTACGACTGGCGCGGCTGGGACCCGGTGACCAACACGGCGTCCTACACGCCGCCGGCGCAGCACCCGCAGTCCGTCGACCAGGACTACTACGTCTCGTGGAACAACAAGCAGGCCGCCGGCTACACCTCGGCCGGCTTCGGGAACGGCGCGGTGCACCGCGCCGACCTCCTCGACGACCGCGTCAAGGCCCTGGTCCACACCGGCGGCGTCACCAGGTCGGCACTGGTCAAGGCGATGGACGACGCCGCGCTGACCGACCTGCGCGGTGAGGACGTGCTGCCCGAGCTGCTCCAGGTCATCAACAGCGCGCCCGTCACCGACCCGCAGGAGGCCGCCGCCGTCCAGCAGCTGACCGCGTGGAGCGCGGCCGGCGCCAAACGCCACGAGACGTCGCCGGGCTCCCACGCCTACGCGAACGCGGACGCCGTCCGCGTCATGGACGCGTGGTGGCCGCTCCTCGTCCAGGGCGAATTCCAACCGGGCCTGGGCGGCGGCCTCTACACCGCGCTCACCGCCGACCTCACCGTCGACGAGTCCCCGTCCGCCGGCCACGGGCCGACCGGCTCGCACGCCGGAAGCGCCTTCCAGTACGGGTGGTGGAGCTATGTCGACAAGGACATCCGGAAGGTGCTGGGCGAGACTGTGGCGGGGCCACTGGCTCGCACGTACTGCGGCGGTGGGCAGGCCGGTGCCTGCCGTGACGTGCTGCTGAGCACCCTCAAGCAGGCGGCGGCCGCGCCGGCGGCTTCCGTCTACCCGGGTGACGACGGGTGCGGGGCCGGCGATCAGTGGTGCGCCGACTCCGTCGTCCAGCGTCCGCTCGGCGGTGTCACCGATGATCGCATCAGCTGGCAGAACCGGCCGACGTATCAGCAAGTCGTGGAATTCCCGTCCCACCGCTAG
- a CDS encoding class I SAM-dependent methyltransferase, which translates to MSLRHHEIAESRHRILNPITEEKLMLLGDICRLELGQRQLDLACGKGEMLTRWAQKYGTGGVGVDLSEVFLTAARERAAELGVSERVSFERGDAGAYKAEPGAYDVASCIGATWIGGGLAGTIDLLRPALRPGGLMLIGEPYWTEPPPGRGRHARLPRPRPPRASGVEPPLCGLGRVRAARGRLSARTYRPSCEETENLTHVHLPGAVYRR; encoded by the coding sequence ATGAGCCTGCGCCACCACGAGATCGCCGAATCCCGCCACCGCATCCTCAATCCCATCACCGAGGAGAAGCTGATGCTGCTCGGTGACATCTGCCGGCTGGAGCTCGGGCAGCGGCAGCTCGACCTGGCGTGCGGCAAGGGCGAGATGCTCACCCGGTGGGCGCAGAAGTACGGCACCGGCGGGGTCGGCGTCGACCTCAGTGAGGTCTTCCTGACCGCGGCCAGGGAGCGGGCGGCCGAACTCGGCGTCTCCGAAAGGGTGAGTTTCGAGCGCGGCGACGCAGGAGCCTACAAGGCGGAGCCCGGCGCCTACGACGTGGCGTCCTGCATCGGCGCCACCTGGATCGGCGGCGGCCTGGCCGGGACGATCGACCTGCTGCGCCCCGCCCTGCGGCCCGGCGGCCTGATGCTGATCGGCGAGCCGTACTGGACGGAGCCGCCCCCCGGACGCGGCCGACATGCGCGCCTTCCTCGACCACGCCCGCCGCGCGCATCTGGAGTGGAACCGCCGCTATGTGGGCTGGGGCGTGTTCGTGCTGCGCGCGGCCGGCTGAGCGCGCGCACGTACCGGCCGAGTTGTGAGGAAACCGAAAACCTGACGCATGTTCATCTTCCGGGGGCGGTGTACCGGCGGTAA
- a CDS encoding AMP-binding protein — translation MSGYADQPWLRFFTEEQRADTDCPPSVLHGFLAAAGSRPDHRALAYFDGGLTYRELDALSDGLARHLADRGFAPGERLAVMLQNVPQFAVALLAAWKAGGAVIPVNPMYKQHELAHILTDAGAAALVCSERAWQEYVRDTAAASPVRIALTACELDLQTRDDPRVLTAGRLPAGDAEDLLTAARAARGPRPDVPLPAAGDTALVSYTSGTSGHPKGALNTHGNISFNAHRQIRIQELPADAVLFALAPLFHITGMVCQLSAALAGGHTVALAYRFEPGVVLDAFREHRPAYTVGPATAFMALLARPDATAEDFASFRLISSGGAPLPPAVVESFRARSGGLYLANGYGLTECTAPCASVPPGYEAPVDPVSGTLAVGVPGPGTMVRIIDDSGAEVPFGEPGEIAVSGPMVVPGYWNRPAESRAAIPGGELRTGDIGFMDTDGWLYVVDRKKDMISASGFKVWPREVEDVLYTHPAVREAAVVGVPDAYRGESVKAYVSLRPGAAADPADLVAYCKERLAAYKYPRQVEVLPELPKTATGKILRRELKAAAG, via the coding sequence GTGAGCGGATACGCCGACCAGCCGTGGCTGCGCTTCTTCACCGAGGAGCAGCGCGCGGACACCGACTGCCCGCCCTCCGTGCTGCACGGATTCCTGGCCGCCGCCGGGAGCCGCCCCGACCACCGGGCGCTGGCGTATTTCGACGGCGGGCTGACCTACCGCGAACTCGACGCCCTCTCCGACGGCCTGGCCCGCCACCTCGCCGACCGCGGCTTCGCGCCCGGCGAGCGGCTCGCCGTCATGCTGCAGAACGTGCCGCAGTTCGCGGTCGCGCTGCTCGCGGCCTGGAAAGCGGGCGGCGCCGTCATCCCGGTCAACCCGATGTACAAGCAGCACGAGCTGGCGCACATCCTCACCGACGCGGGCGCCGCGGCCCTGGTCTGCTCCGAGCGCGCCTGGCAGGAATACGTACGGGACACGGCCGCGGCCTCGCCGGTCCGTATCGCGCTCACCGCCTGCGAGCTGGACCTCCAGACCCGCGACGACCCCCGGGTGCTGACGGCGGGCCGGCTGCCGGCAGGCGACGCCGAAGACCTGCTCACCGCCGCCCGCGCCGCGCGAGGGCCGCGCCCCGACGTCCCGCTGCCCGCCGCCGGCGACACCGCCCTGGTCAGCTACACCTCGGGCACCAGCGGGCACCCCAAGGGCGCGCTGAACACCCACGGCAACATCTCCTTCAACGCCCACCGCCAGATACGGATCCAGGAACTGCCCGCCGACGCCGTGCTCTTCGCGCTGGCCCCGCTCTTCCACATCACCGGCATGGTCTGCCAGCTCTCCGCGGCGCTGGCCGGCGGCCACACCGTGGCGCTCGCCTACCGCTTCGAGCCCGGTGTCGTGCTCGACGCCTTCCGCGAGCACCGCCCCGCCTACACCGTCGGGCCCGCCACCGCCTTCATGGCGCTGCTTGCCAGGCCCGACGCCACCGCCGAGGACTTCGCGTCCTTCCGGCTGATCTCGTCCGGCGGCGCCCCGCTGCCGCCCGCCGTCGTGGAGTCCTTCCGGGCCCGCTCCGGCGGGCTCTACCTCGCCAACGGCTACGGCCTCACCGAATGCACCGCCCCCTGCGCCAGCGTCCCGCCCGGCTACGAGGCGCCGGTCGACCCGGTCTCCGGCACCCTCGCGGTCGGCGTCCCGGGGCCCGGCACGATGGTGCGCATCATCGACGACAGCGGCGCGGAGGTGCCCTTCGGCGAGCCCGGAGAGATCGCGGTCAGCGGCCCGATGGTCGTCCCCGGCTACTGGAACCGGCCCGCCGAGTCGCGGGCCGCCATCCCCGGCGGCGAGCTGCGCACCGGCGACATCGGCTTCATGGACACCGACGGCTGGCTCTACGTCGTCGACCGCAAGAAGGACATGATCAGCGCGTCCGGCTTCAAGGTCTGGCCGCGCGAGGTCGAGGACGTGCTCTACACCCACCCCGCCGTCCGCGAGGCCGCCGTCGTCGGCGTCCCCGACGCCTACCGCGGCGAGAGCGTCAAGGCGTACGTCAGCCTGCGCCCGGGCGCCGCGGCCGACCCCGCCGACCTGGTCGCCTACTGCAAGGAGCGGCTGGCCGCGTACAAATACCCGCGCCAGGTGGAGGTCCTGCCCGAACTGCCCAAGACCGCGACCGGCAAGATCCTCCGCCGCGAGCTCAAAGCGGCGGCCGGATAG
- a CDS encoding TetR/AcrR family transcriptional regulator: MARSTTSDDGGTGTAAGTGSGGPAAVPERLLAEATRLFAERGYDRTSVQEIVEAAGVTKGALYHYFGSKDDLLHEIYARVLRLQTERLDTIAARQDVAVPERLAEAASDVVVTSIQNLDDTKIFFRSMHQLSPEKQKAVRAERRRYHERFRSLVEEGQRDGHFRPGLRPDLVVDFFFGSVHHLGTWYHADGPLSAEQVATEFSDLLLHSVRQP, from the coding sequence ATGGCGCGCAGCACGACGAGCGACGACGGCGGTACGGGGACGGCCGCGGGCACCGGCTCCGGCGGCCCGGCGGCGGTGCCCGAGCGGCTGCTCGCCGAGGCCACCCGCCTGTTCGCGGAACGCGGCTACGACCGCACCTCCGTCCAGGAGATCGTCGAGGCCGCGGGAGTGACCAAGGGCGCGCTCTACCACTACTTCGGCTCCAAGGACGATCTGCTGCACGAGATCTACGCCCGGGTGCTGCGGCTCCAGACCGAACGCCTGGACACCATCGCGGCCCGCCAGGACGTCGCCGTGCCGGAACGGCTCGCGGAGGCCGCGTCCGACGTCGTGGTCACCAGCATCCAGAACCTGGACGACACGAAGATCTTCTTCCGCTCCATGCACCAGCTCAGCCCGGAGAAGCAGAAGGCGGTACGGGCCGAGCGCCGCCGCTACCACGAGCGCTTCCGCTCGCTGGTCGAGGAGGGCCAGCGCGACGGCCACTTCCGCCCCGGCCTGCGGCCCGACCTGGTGGTCGACTTCTTCTTCGGCTCCGTGCACCACCTCGGCACCTGGTACCACGCGGACGGCCCGCTGTCCGCCGAGCAGGTCGCCACCGAATTCTCCGACCTGCTGCTGCACTCGGTGCGGCAGCCCTGA
- a CDS encoding serine-threonine protein kinase: MAVTSVQPYWDVTFDADGDPDPAQRDALLAHAADRTDLVVFAHGWNNDLSTASALFDRFYAPFPALLAGAPGVRLGYAGVHWPSMRFSDEPIPGFPRPTHALATGRDPDIATLKQVLAGHDAAADRIEELLAQQPPEPAALAEFAALVRTLTGCTSPRAAALALDLDGADAPPAPPALLTGDPAAVCAALSDAICGMRGGEPLLGGLTGKVWSGARELLRQASYYTMKGRAGRVGKAGLGPLLGLLATRAPATRVHLVGHSFGARLVSFALAGLPPAARNVTSVTLLQGAFSHSAYSPGGALDGMQARVRGPVVACHSSHDQALGVFYPLASRLSGDDRSLLGDDDRWGALGHDGFHHLPDAPAFPLSAALTVPFPRQGCVTVDASPTVRSGGPPSGAHSDICHPELAHLTLRAASLL; this comes from the coding sequence ATGGCCGTGACCAGTGTGCAGCCCTACTGGGACGTGACCTTCGACGCGGACGGCGACCCCGACCCCGCACAGCGCGACGCCCTGCTCGCGCACGCGGCCGACCGCACCGACCTCGTGGTCTTCGCCCACGGCTGGAACAACGACCTGTCGACGGCGTCGGCCCTCTTCGACCGCTTCTACGCGCCCTTCCCCGCGCTGCTGGCCGGCGCACCCGGCGTACGCCTCGGCTATGCCGGCGTCCACTGGCCCTCCATGCGGTTCTCCGACGAGCCCATCCCCGGATTCCCGCGCCCCACACACGCCCTGGCGACCGGGCGGGACCCGGACATCGCCACGCTCAAGCAGGTGCTGGCCGGGCACGACGCCGCAGCCGACCGGATCGAGGAGCTGCTCGCCCAGCAGCCCCCCGAGCCGGCCGCGCTGGCGGAATTCGCCGCACTGGTCCGTACGCTGACCGGCTGCACCTCACCGCGGGCCGCGGCGCTCGCCCTGGACCTCGACGGCGCGGACGCGCCGCCCGCACCGCCCGCGCTGCTCACCGGCGACCCGGCCGCCGTCTGCGCCGCCCTCAGCGACGCGATCTGCGGCATGCGGGGCGGCGAGCCCCTGCTGGGCGGGCTCACCGGGAAAGTCTGGTCCGGGGCGCGCGAACTGCTGCGGCAGGCCTCGTATTACACGATGAAGGGCCGCGCCGGCAGGGTCGGCAAAGCGGGCCTCGGCCCGCTGCTCGGCCTGCTGGCCACCCGCGCACCCGCCACCCGGGTGCACCTGGTCGGCCACAGCTTCGGGGCCCGGCTCGTCTCCTTCGCCCTCGCCGGGCTGCCGCCCGCCGCCCGCAATGTCACGTCGGTCACCCTCCTGCAAGGCGCCTTCTCGCACTCCGCGTACTCGCCGGGAGGCGCCCTCGACGGCATGCAAGCCCGTGTCCGCGGTCCTGTCGTGGCCTGCCATTCTTCGCACGACCAGGCGCTCGGCGTCTTCTACCCCCTCGCGTCGCGCCTCTCCGGCGACGACAGGTCCCTCCTGGGCGATGACGATCGCTGGGGCGCGCTCGGGCATGACGGCTTCCACCACCTGCCCGATGCTCCCGCCTTTCCGCTGTCCGCGGCCCTCACCGTCCCCTTCCCGCGCCAGGGTTGCGTCACGGTTGACGCCTCCCCCACGGTTCGCTCGGGCGGCCCCCCGTCAGGCGCCCACAGCGACATCTGCCACCCCGAGCTGGCCCACCTCACCCTCCGCGCCGCGTCCCTCCTCTGA